From one Pseudomonas sp. B21-048 genomic stretch:
- the argC gene encoding N-acetyl-gamma-glutamyl-phosphate reductase, with amino-acid sequence MVKVGIVGGTGYTGVELLRLLAQHPQAEVVVITSRSEAGLAVADMYPNLRGHYDGLAFSVPDIKTLGACDVVFFATPHGVAHALAGELLAAGTKVIDLSADFRLQDAEEWAKWYGQPHGAPELLGEAVYGLPEVNREQIKQARLIAVPGCYPTATQLGFLPLLEAGLADTTRLIADCKSGVSGAGRGASVGSLYSETSESMKAYAVKGHRHLPEIRQGLRRAAGKDVGLTFVPHLTPMIRGIHSTLYATVVDRSVDLQALFEKRYANEPFVDVMPPGSHPETRSVRGANVCRIAVHRPQDGDLVVVLSVIDNLVKGASGQAVQNLNILFGLDERLGLSHAGMLP; translated from the coding sequence ATGGTCAAGGTCGGTATCGTCGGCGGCACGGGTTACACCGGTGTCGAACTGCTGCGTCTGTTGGCACAGCATCCGCAAGCTGAAGTGGTAGTGATCACTTCCCGATCCGAGGCCGGCCTGGCCGTGGCCGATATGTACCCGAACCTGCGAGGCCATTACGACGGGCTGGCGTTCAGCGTTCCGGACATCAAGACCCTCGGGGCCTGCGACGTGGTGTTCTTCGCCACGCCGCACGGTGTCGCCCATGCTCTGGCGGGAGAGTTACTGGCGGCTGGGACCAAGGTCATCGACCTGTCGGCAGACTTCCGTCTGCAAGACGCCGAGGAGTGGGCCAAATGGTACGGCCAGCCGCACGGCGCGCCGGAACTGCTGGGGGAGGCGGTCTACGGCTTGCCGGAAGTCAATCGCGAGCAAATCAAGCAAGCGCGCCTGATTGCTGTGCCGGGTTGCTACCCGACTGCCACGCAATTGGGTTTCCTGCCATTGCTTGAAGCCGGTCTGGCCGATACCACTCGTTTGATCGCAGACTGCAAATCCGGCGTCAGCGGCGCCGGTCGTGGCGCTTCTGTAGGTTCGCTGTACTCCGAGACGTCGGAAAGCATGAAGGCTTACGCCGTCAAAGGGCACCGTCACTTGCCGGAAATCCGTCAGGGTCTGCGTCGTGCAGCGGGCAAGGACGTGGGGCTGACCTTCGTTCCGCACCTGACGCCAATGATTCGCGGTATTCATTCGACGCTCTACGCGACGGTCGTGGATCGCTCGGTGGATCTGCAAGCGTTGTTCGAAAAGCGCTATGCCAACGAACCGTTCGTCGATGTAATGCCTCCCGGCAGCCATCCGGAAACCCGTAGCGTGCGCGGCGCCAACGTGTGCCGTATCGCCGTGCATCGTCCGCAGGATGGTGATCTGGTGGTGGTGTTGTCGGTGATCGACAACCTGGTCAAAGGCGCGTCGGGTCAGGCGGTGCAGAACCTCAATATCCTGTTCGGTCTGGATGAGCGTCTGGGTCTGTCTCATGCGGGCATGTTGCCATAA
- the erpA gene encoding iron-sulfur cluster insertion protein ErpA, producing the protein MSVESFTPTALQFTHGAAHKVKSLVDEEGNDRLKLRVFVTGGGCSGFQYGFTFDEEVADDDTIVEREGVSLVVDPMSFQYLAGAEVDYQEGLEGSRFVIKNPNATTTCGCGSSFSI; encoded by the coding sequence ATGAGCGTCGAATCCTTCACCCCCACGGCTTTGCAATTCACCCACGGTGCCGCACACAAGGTGAAGAGCCTGGTCGATGAAGAGGGGAATGATCGCTTGAAGCTGCGCGTATTCGTTACGGGCGGCGGTTGTTCAGGGTTTCAATACGGCTTCACCTTCGATGAAGAAGTGGCCGATGACGACACCATCGTCGAGCGCGAAGGCGTCAGCCTGGTGGTCGATCCGATGAGCTTCCAGTACCTGGCAGGTGCCGAAGTGGATTACCAGGAAGGTCTGGAAGGTTCGCGTTTCGTGATCAAGAACCCGAACGCTACCACCACGTGTGGCTGCGGCTCTTCGTTTTCGATCTGA
- the crp gene encoding cAMP-activated global transcriptional regulator CRP has protein sequence MVAITPTPKIKNLDKLLMHCQRRRYTAKSNIICAGDRSDTLFFIIKGSVTILIEDDDGREMIIAYLNSGDFFGELGLFEQAGLEQERSAWVRAKAECDVAEISYAKFRELSQQDPDILYVLSGQIAQRLRNTTRKVGDLAFFDVTGRVARCLLELCKQPDAMTHPDGMQIKVTRQEIGRIVGCSREMVGRVLKDLEERNLVDVKGKTMVVFGTR, from the coding sequence ATGGTTGCTATTACCCCCACACCCAAAATCAAGAACCTCGACAAACTGTTGATGCACTGCCAGCGCCGTCGCTACACAGCCAAGAGCAACATCATCTGTGCCGGCGACCGCTCGGACACGCTGTTTTTCATCATCAAAGGTTCTGTGACTATCCTGATCGAGGATGACGACGGCCGTGAAATGATCATTGCCTACCTCAATTCCGGCGACTTTTTCGGTGAGCTGGGTCTGTTTGAGCAAGCCGGCCTGGAACAGGAGCGCAGCGCCTGGGTACGTGCCAAGGCCGAATGCGACGTTGCGGAAATCAGCTACGCGAAATTCCGCGAGCTGTCCCAACAGGATCCGGACATTCTTTACGTGCTCAGCGGACAAATCGCACAACGCCTGCGCAATACCACGCGCAAGGTCGGCGACCTGGCGTTCTTCGACGTGACCGGTCGCGTTGCGCGCTGCCTGCTGGAACTGTGCAAGCAGCCAGACGCCATGACCCACCCGGACGGCATGCAAATCAAGGTGACCCGTCAGGAAATCGGCCGGATTGTCGGGTGTTCCCGTGAGATGGTTGGCCGCGTGCTCAAGGATCTGGAAGAGCGCAACCTGGTCGACGTCAAAGGCAAGACCATGGTGGTCTTCGGTACGCGCTAA
- a CDS encoding SDR family oxidoreductase: MTRYALITGASSGIGLAMAEALARRGRSLILVARQRDQLESIAIELTQRFGVEVLFRACDLGEPLRLSGFLLELEEGDRQIDLLVNCAGIGTCGPFLAQDWMTEQDLIEVNILALTRLCHAIGNSMALQGGGQILNVASVAAFHPGPWMSTYYASKAYVLHFSEGLRVELKKCAVKVSVLCPGPTRTAFFRTAQLDAGKLVDSKMLMSPEEVALYTVRALEKNRAIIIPGRRNRWRAFLPRLGSRWLTRTIAGMVNKAYCPR, from the coding sequence ATGACCCGTTACGCTCTGATCACTGGCGCTTCCAGCGGCATCGGCCTGGCGATGGCCGAAGCCCTGGCCCGGCGCGGCCGCAGCCTGATTTTGGTGGCCCGACAGCGTGATCAGCTGGAAAGCATTGCGATTGAACTGACTCAACGTTTTGGCGTGGAGGTGCTGTTTCGTGCCTGTGACCTGGGCGAGCCGCTGAGGCTGTCCGGATTTTTGCTGGAGCTGGAAGAAGGCGACCGGCAAATCGATCTGCTGGTCAACTGTGCCGGCATCGGCACCTGCGGTCCGTTCCTGGCGCAAGACTGGATGACCGAGCAGGACTTGATCGAAGTGAACATCCTGGCCCTCACTCGCTTGTGTCATGCCATCGGTAACAGCATGGCCTTGCAAGGCGGCGGGCAGATTCTAAACGTCGCCTCGGTGGCGGCGTTCCATCCCGGTCCCTGGATGAGCACTTACTACGCCAGCAAGGCTTACGTACTGCATTTTTCCGAAGGTTTACGCGTCGAACTGAAGAAGTGCGCGGTCAAGGTATCGGTACTCTGCCCCGGCCCGACCCGCACGGCGTTTTTCCGCACCGCGCAATTGGACGCTGGCAAACTGGTCGACAGCAAAATGCTGATGAGTCCTGAAGAAGTCGCGCTCTATACCGTGCGGGCTCTGGAGAAAAATCGCGCCATCATTATTCCGGGTCGACGCAACCGCTGGCGCGCCTTCCTGCCGCGGCTAGGCTCACGCTGGCTGACCCGGACGATCGCGGGCATGGTGAACAAAGCCTATTGCCCGCGCTGA
- the tyrS gene encoding tyrosine--tRNA ligase: MKSVEEQLALIKRGAEELLVESELIEKLKRGQPLRIKAGFDPTAPDLHLGHTVLINKLRQFQELGHQVIFLIGDFTGMIGDPSGKSATRPPLTREQVLENAETYKTQVFKILDPAKTEVAFNSTWMDQMKPADFIRLTSQYTVARMLERDDFDKRYTTNQPIAIHEFLYPLVQGYDSVALRADVELGGTDQKFNLLMGRELQRSYGQEAQCILTMPLLEGLDGVKKMSKSLGNYVGIQEAPGVMYGKLVSIPDALMWRYFELLSFRSMEEINAFRADVEAGANPRDIKIKLAEEIVARFHGEEAAANAHRAAGNRMKEGELPDDLPEIELTAAEDMPIAAVLNKAGLVKNSAVARDLLGSGGVRIDGEVVDRTFIYVLGSTHVCQAGKKAFARITLKSE, translated from the coding sequence ATGAAGTCGGTTGAAGAGCAGCTAGCGCTGATCAAACGTGGTGCAGAAGAACTGTTGGTCGAGTCCGAGCTGATCGAAAAGCTCAAGCGTGGCCAGCCACTGCGTATTAAGGCAGGCTTCGATCCGACAGCGCCGGATTTGCACCTGGGTCACACTGTGCTTATTAATAAGCTGCGCCAGTTCCAGGAGCTGGGTCACCAGGTGATCTTCCTTATAGGTGACTTCACCGGGATGATCGGTGATCCAAGCGGCAAGAGCGCGACACGTCCTCCGCTCACCCGTGAGCAGGTTCTCGAGAATGCCGAGACCTACAAGACTCAGGTCTTCAAGATTCTTGATCCGGCCAAGACCGAAGTGGCGTTCAACTCCACCTGGATGGATCAGATGAAGCCGGCCGACTTCATTCGCCTGACTTCGCAATACACCGTGGCTCGCATGCTTGAACGCGACGATTTCGACAAGCGCTACACCACCAATCAGCCAATTGCCATTCACGAATTCCTCTATCCGCTGGTTCAGGGTTATGACTCGGTCGCGTTGCGCGCGGATGTCGAGCTGGGGGGTACCGATCAGAAGTTCAACCTGTTGATGGGGCGCGAACTGCAGCGTAGTTATGGTCAAGAGGCTCAATGCATTCTGACCATGCCGTTGCTCGAAGGTCTGGATGGCGTGAAGAAGATGTCCAAGTCCTTGGGCAACTACGTCGGTATCCAGGAGGCGCCGGGTGTCATGTACGGCAAGCTGGTCTCTATTCCGGATGCGCTGATGTGGCGTTACTTCGAATTGCTCAGCTTCCGCTCCATGGAAGAGATTAATGCCTTCCGGGCTGATGTCGAGGCAGGTGCGAATCCGCGTGACATCAAGATCAAGTTGGCCGAAGAGATCGTTGCGCGCTTCCATGGTGAAGAGGCGGCGGCGAATGCTCATCGTGCGGCGGGCAATCGTATGAAAGAGGGTGAGTTGCCGGATGATCTGCCGGAAATCGAGTTGACCGCTGCCGAGGATATGCCGATTGCTGCTGTCCTTAATAAAGCGGGCTTGGTGAAGAACTCCGCTGTGGCGCGCGACCTTCTCGGTTCTGGTGGTGTGCGTATAGATGGTGAGGTTGTCGATCGCACCTTTATATACGTACTGGGATCGACCCATGTTTGCCAGGCCGGGAAGAAGGCGTTTGCGCGTATTACGCTCAAATCTGAATAA
- a CDS encoding peptidoglycan DD-metalloendopeptidase family protein → MTTKPSKAPPLYPKTHLLAASGIAALLSLALLVFPSSDVEAKKTTLSLELENPAEQLTQDQDAADAVQATNEPVASPFAQIENSVEDTQKTAQAAPAPVIEEKKAPGHREVIVAKGDTLSTLFEKVGLPATSVHEVLASDKQAKQFSQLKHGQKLEFELSPDGQLTNLHSKVSDMESISLTRNDKGYAFNRITAKPTVRSAYVHGVINSSLSQSAARAGLSHSLTMDMASVFGYDVDFAQDIRQGDEFDVIYEQKVVNGKAVGNGPILSARFTNRGKTYTAVRYTNKQGNSSYYTADGNSMRKAFIRTPVDFARISSKFSMGRKHPILNKIRAHKGVDYAAPRGTPIKAAGDGKVLLAGRRGGYGNTVIIQHGNTYRTLYGHMQGFAKGIKTGGSVKQGQVIGYIGTTGLSTGPHLHYEFQVNGVHVDPLGQKVAMADPISKAERSRFLAQSQPLMARMDQEKTTQLASSKR, encoded by the coding sequence ATGACCACAAAACCGTCTAAAGCGCCACCGCTTTACCCGAAGACCCACCTGCTCGCAGCAAGTGGCATCGCCGCCCTTCTCAGCCTGGCGCTTCTGGTATTCCCTTCCAGTGATGTTGAAGCCAAAAAGACGACACTGAGCCTTGAACTGGAAAACCCTGCAGAACAACTGACACAAGATCAAGACGCCGCCGACGCCGTTCAAGCCACAAATGAACCGGTAGCCTCCCCTTTCGCGCAGATCGAAAATAGCGTCGAAGACACCCAGAAAACCGCCCAGGCCGCCCCCGCGCCAGTCATCGAAGAAAAGAAGGCGCCAGGCCACAGGGAAGTGATCGTTGCCAAAGGCGACACTCTTTCGACTTTGTTCGAGAAAGTCGGTCTTCCGGCCACTTCGGTGCATGAAGTACTGGCCAGCGACAAGCAAGCCAAGCAGTTCAGCCAACTCAAGCATGGGCAGAAGCTTGAGTTCGAACTGAGCCCGGATGGCCAGCTGACGAACTTGCACAGTAAAGTCAGCGACATGGAAAGCATCAGCCTGACCAGGAACGACAAGGGTTATGCGTTCAATCGCATTACTGCCAAGCCTACCGTTCGCTCCGCCTACGTCCATGGCGTGATCAACAGTTCGCTGTCGCAATCTGCCGCCCGAGCCGGTTTGTCCCACAGCCTGACCATGGATATGGCCAGTGTGTTTGGCTATGACGTCGACTTCGCCCAGGATATTCGCCAGGGTGACGAGTTCGATGTGATCTATGAACAGAAGGTCGTCAACGGCAAAGCTGTCGGCAACGGCCCGATCCTCTCCGCACGCTTCACCAACCGCGGCAAGACTTACACCGCGGTGCGCTACACCAACAAACAAGGCAACAGCAGCTACTACACGGCTGACGGCAACAGCATGCGCAAGGCGTTTATCCGTACCCCGGTAGACTTCGCCCGCATCAGTTCGAAATTCTCCATGGGCCGCAAGCACCCGATCCTGAACAAGATCCGCGCCCACAAGGGTGTCGATTACGCGGCACCACGCGGTACGCCGATCAAGGCTGCCGGTGACGGCAAAGTATTGTTGGCAGGTCGTCGCGGCGGTTACGGCAACACTGTGATCATCCAGCACGGTAATACCTACCGCACGCTGTACGGCCATATGCAGGGCTTCGCCAAAGGCATCAAGACTGGCGGCAGCGTCAAGCAAGGTCAGGTGATTGGTTACATCGGTACCACCGGTCTCTCCACCGGCCCGCACTTGCACTACGAATTCCAGGTCAATGGCGTGCACGTCGATCCGCTGGGCCAGAAAGTAGCGATGGCCGATCCGATCTCCAAAGCTGAACGCTCACGCTTCCTCGCGCAAAGCCAACCGCTGATGGCGCGCATGGATCAAGAGAAAACCACCCAGCTGGCTTCGAGTAAACGCTAA
- the speD gene encoding adenosylmethionine decarboxylase yields the protein MKSKLKLHGFNNLTKTLSFNIYDICYAETPQDQQAYVEYINKEYNAKRLTQILTEVVDIIGANILNIASQDYEPQGASVTILISEEPVTPTDSQIEESPGPLPEIILAHLDKSHITVHTYPEIHPVDGIATFRVDIDVSTCGVISPLKALNFLIHQFDSDIVTVDYRVRGFTRDVEGKKHFIDHEINSIQNYLSEDTRDAYQMTDVNVYQENLFHTKMLLKNFELDNYLFGDATSNLSSEQRAQVTDRVKHEMLEIFYARNMPS from the coding sequence GTGAAAAGCAAACTCAAGCTCCACGGGTTCAATAACCTGACAAAGACCTTGAGCTTCAACATCTATGACATCTGCTACGCGGAAACCCCGCAAGACCAACAGGCTTACGTCGAGTACATCAATAAAGAGTACAACGCCAAACGCCTGACGCAGATCCTCACAGAAGTTGTCGATATCATTGGTGCCAATATCCTGAACATCGCCAGTCAGGACTATGAACCTCAGGGCGCCAGCGTGACGATTCTGATCTCTGAAGAGCCGGTGACCCCGACCGACAGTCAGATCGAAGAGTCTCCGGGTCCGTTGCCCGAAATCATTCTGGCTCACCTCGACAAGAGCCACATCACGGTGCATACCTACCCGGAGATCCATCCGGTGGACGGTATCGCGACGTTCCGTGTGGACATCGACGTGTCGACCTGTGGCGTCATTTCACCGCTCAAAGCGCTCAATTTCCTGATTCACCAGTTCGATTCGGACATCGTGACCGTGGATTATCGCGTGCGCGGCTTCACTCGTGACGTTGAAGGCAAGAAGCACTTCATCGACCACGAGATCAACTCGATCCAGAACTACCTGTCCGAAGACACACGCGACGCGTACCAGATGACCGACGTGAACGTGTACCAGGAAAACCTGTTCCACACAAAAATGCTGTTGAAGAACTTCGAACTGGATAACTACCTGTTCGGCGACGCCACCAGCAACCTTTCCTCTGAGCAACGTGCTCAGGTGACTGATCGTGTGAAACACGAAATGCTCGAAATCTTCTACGCGCGCAACATGCCAAGTTAA
- a CDS encoding anhydro-N-acetylmuramic acid kinase: MALYIGVMSGTSLDGLDIALIEHAPAIKLIATHYIPMPDSLRAELLGLCASGPDEIARSAIAQQNWVKLAAQGIHTLLNQQNLKPDDIRAIGSHGQTIRHEPARGFTVQIGNPALLTELTGITVVSDFRSRDVAAGGQGAPLVPAFHEALFEERPGNRAVLNVGGFSNLSLIEPGKPVAGFDCGPGNVLLDAWIHQQRGDNFDRDGLWAASGKVEPVLLNELLSDPFFVTQGPKSTGREVFNLPWLMQHLSQLPTFAAEDVQATLLELTALTIVESLQSAQSDTRELLVCGGGAHNATLMKRLASLLPNAQVSSTAAYGVDPDWVEAMAFAWLAHCCLEGIAANRPSVTGACGLRVLGAIYPA; encoded by the coding sequence ATGGCGCTCTATATAGGTGTGATGTCCGGGACCAGCCTTGATGGCCTGGACATTGCGTTGATCGAACACGCCCCGGCGATCAAGCTGATCGCCACTCATTACATCCCTATGCCTGATTCCCTGCGCGCCGAGCTACTTGGCTTGTGCGCCAGCGGCCCGGACGAGATTGCCCGCTCCGCCATTGCCCAGCAGAACTGGGTGAAACTGGCCGCACAGGGCATTCACACCCTCCTCAACCAACAAAATCTGAAACCCGACGACATTCGCGCGATCGGCAGCCATGGCCAGACCATTCGCCATGAGCCGGCGCGCGGGTTCACGGTGCAAATCGGCAACCCGGCCTTACTCACCGAGCTGACCGGCATCACCGTCGTCAGCGATTTCCGCAGCCGCGATGTAGCCGCAGGCGGGCAAGGCGCGCCACTGGTTCCAGCCTTTCACGAAGCCCTGTTTGAAGAACGACCTGGCAACCGCGCGGTATTGAACGTCGGCGGGTTCAGCAACCTCAGCCTGATCGAACCCGGCAAGCCTGTGGCCGGGTTTGACTGCGGCCCCGGGAACGTTCTGCTGGATGCCTGGATTCACCAGCAACGCGGCGACAACTTTGATCGTGACGGCCTATGGGCCGCCAGCGGCAAGGTTGAACCGGTTCTGTTGAACGAGCTGCTCAGTGATCCATTCTTTGTGACCCAAGGCCCGAAAAGCACTGGCCGCGAAGTGTTCAATCTGCCGTGGCTGATGCAGCATCTGTCGCAGCTACCGACCTTCGCTGCCGAAGACGTACAGGCCACGCTGCTTGAGCTGACTGCGCTGACCATTGTCGAGTCATTGCAAAGCGCCCAATCGGATACACGGGAGCTGCTGGTTTGTGGTGGCGGCGCGCACAACGCCACGCTGATGAAGCGCCTGGCCAGTCTGTTGCCGAATGCGCAAGTCAGCAGCACTGCCGCTTACGGCGTAGACCCGGACTGGGTCGAAGCCATGGCCTTCGCCTGGCTGGCCCATTGCTGCCTGGAAGGTATCGCGGCCAACCGTCCGAGTGTCACCGGTGCCTGCGGCCTACGCGTACTCGGCGCCATCTACCCCGCCTGA
- a CDS encoding DUF805 domain-containing protein produces the protein MSENRFKIVFDGALLPGADAATAKLNLAELFKSDVAAIERLFSGRKVALKRDLSHADAQTYLQALTKTGIDARIETEPSIELNLSDVHEHASANNQPVTADPDSPYAPPRASVGETLPEFSALKAFSFVGRIGRLRFLAWTMALTLVTLGVGAVLAVFGLALISTDSTAGLILAGLLAFVLVVVLAFISIQFSVQRLHDIGWSGWLWLLNLVPFVGSVFPFVIMIVPGNITANRYGAPPPPNSNAVRVLASLWLVFIAIMFVGGLTGGLTAIQDEYESATESAYQSSSVITDEVEVEPAEVAEQAVNSADEAAEAAEPPVDSAKE, from the coding sequence ATGAGTGAAAACCGTTTCAAGATCGTCTTCGATGGCGCTCTGCTGCCAGGTGCTGACGCCGCCACCGCGAAGCTCAATCTCGCCGAGCTGTTCAAAAGCGATGTCGCGGCCATCGAGCGCTTGTTCAGTGGCCGGAAGGTTGCGCTCAAACGCGACCTGTCACACGCCGATGCGCAGACTTATCTTCAGGCACTGACGAAAACCGGCATCGATGCCCGAATCGAAACAGAACCCTCGATCGAGCTGAACCTGTCCGATGTTCACGAACACGCCTCCGCCAACAACCAGCCTGTCACGGCAGATCCCGATTCTCCCTATGCGCCACCCCGAGCCTCTGTCGGCGAAACATTGCCGGAGTTTTCTGCACTCAAGGCATTCAGCTTCGTTGGTCGCATCGGCCGCTTGCGCTTTCTGGCCTGGACAATGGCGCTTACGCTGGTGACGCTTGGTGTTGGCGCCGTGCTGGCTGTGTTCGGCCTCGCCCTCATCAGCACCGACTCGACTGCTGGCTTGATTCTCGCGGGTCTGCTGGCCTTTGTCCTGGTCGTGGTGCTCGCATTCATCAGCATCCAGTTCAGCGTGCAGCGCCTGCACGATATCGGCTGGTCCGGCTGGCTCTGGCTGCTGAACCTTGTGCCGTTCGTGGGCAGCGTTTTTCCGTTTGTAATAATGATCGTGCCGGGCAATATCACCGCCAACCGATATGGCGCACCACCACCGCCCAACAGCAACGCCGTCAGGGTGCTGGCTTCGCTGTGGCTGGTGTTTATCGCGATCATGTTTGTCGGCGGGCTGACTGGCGGCCTCACCGCGATCCAGGATGAGTATGAAAGTGCCACCGAGAGCGCCTATCAAAGCAGCTCGGTGATCACCGACGAAGTTGAAGTCGAGCCGGCCGAAGTGGCCGAACAAGCAGTAAATTCAGCCGATGAGGCAGCCGAAGCAGCCGAGCCCCCTGTAGACTCTGCGAAAGAATGA
- the hemJ gene encoding protoporphyrinogen oxidase HemJ, producing the protein MLYLWLKALHIVSMVCWFAGLFYLPRLFVYHAQSEDTVSKERFSIMERKLYRGIMGPAMIATLVFGIWLISLNPSAYFTQGAWMHAKLTLVVILIGYHHMCGAQVKRFARGENTRSHVFYRWFNEVPVLILLAIVILVVVRPF; encoded by the coding sequence ATGCTTTATCTGTGGCTCAAAGCGCTTCATATCGTCAGCATGGTCTGCTGGTTTGCCGGCCTGTTTTACCTGCCGCGCCTGTTCGTCTATCACGCCCAAAGCGAAGACACCGTCAGCAAGGAACGCTTCAGTATCATGGAGCGCAAGCTCTACCGGGGCATCATGGGCCCGGCGATGATCGCCACCCTGGTGTTCGGCATCTGGCTGATCAGCCTCAACCCAAGCGCCTACTTCACCCAAGGTGCGTGGATGCATGCCAAATTGACCCTTGTGGTAATCCTGATCGGCTATCACCACATGTGTGGCGCACAGGTAAAACGTTTTGCCCGTGGCGAAAACACCCGCAGCCATGTCTTTTATCGCTGGTTCAATGAAGTGCCGGTGCTGATATTGCTGGCTATCGTAATTCTGGTCGTCGTTCGGCCGTTTTAG
- a CDS encoding histidine triad nucleotide-binding protein translates to MDTLFTKIINREIPAKIIYEDDQVLAFHDIAPQAPVHFLVVPKKPVRTLNDLTEDDKALAGHILFTAQRLALELGCEEGFRVVMNCNELGGQTVYHIHMHVLGQRQMHWPPG, encoded by the coding sequence GTGGATACTCTGTTCACCAAGATCATCAACCGGGAAATCCCGGCGAAGATCATTTATGAGGACGACCAGGTACTGGCCTTCCACGACATCGCGCCACAGGCCCCCGTGCATTTCCTGGTGGTCCCGAAGAAACCGGTGCGCACCCTCAACGACCTCACCGAGGACGACAAGGCTTTGGCCGGGCATATTCTGTTCACGGCCCAGCGTCTGGCGCTGGAATTGGGTTGTGAAGAAGGTTTCCGCGTAGTCATGAACTGCAATGAATTGGGCGGGCAGACCGTTTATCACATTCATATGCATGTGTTGGGTCAGCGCCAGATGCACTGGCCGCCGGGCTGA
- the coq7 gene encoding 2-polyprenyl-3-methyl-6-methoxy-1,4-benzoquinone monooxygenase — protein MTTQRHYSPIDRLLLQADAAMRTLLPFSGQPYRPSPAIVQPDAQMSDEETRHVAGLMRINHTGEVCAQALYQGQALTARLPNVRAAMEHAAEEEIDHLVWCEQRIHQLGSHTSILNPLFYGMSFGIGAVAGLISDKVSLGFVAATEHQVCKHLNEHLEQLPAEDEKSRAILEQMRIDEEHHAESALEAGGFRFPAPVKFGMSLLAKVMTKSTYRI, from the coding sequence ATGACTACCCAACGTCACTACTCGCCGATTGACCGTCTTCTGCTGCAAGCCGATGCCGCGATGCGGACTTTGCTGCCCTTCAGTGGCCAGCCGTACCGTCCCTCGCCTGCCATTGTGCAGCCGGATGCACAAATGAGCGACGAAGAAACCCGGCACGTCGCCGGTCTGATGCGCATCAACCACACTGGAGAAGTCTGCGCCCAGGCGTTGTATCAAGGTCAGGCCCTGACCGCCAGGCTGCCGAACGTGCGCGCCGCCATGGAGCACGCCGCCGAAGAGGAAATCGACCATCTGGTGTGGTGCGAACAACGCATTCATCAGTTGGGCAGCCACACCAGCATCCTCAATCCGCTGTTCTATGGAATGTCATTCGGGATTGGCGCGGTGGCTGGGTTAATCAGCGACAAAGTCAGCCTGGGTTTCGTTGCTGCCACCGAGCATCAGGTCTGCAAACACTTGAACGAACACCTTGAGCAACTGCCAGCCGAGGACGAAAAATCCCGGGCGATCCTTGAGCAGATGCGCATCGATGAAGAGCACCACGCTGAAAGCGCGCTGGAGGCCGGTGGATTTCGTTTTCCGGCGCCGGTGAAGTTCGGGATGAGCTTGTTGGCCAAGGTGATGACCAAGAGTACTTATCGGATCTGA
- a CDS encoding OsmC family protein translates to MKARIQWAGEAMFLGESGSGHVVVMDGPPDAGGRNLGVRPMEMLLLGVGGCSNFDVVSILKKSRQAVESCEAFLEAERATEDPKVFTKIHMHFVVKGRGLKEAQVKRAIELSAEKYCSASIMLGAAGVAITHDYEIIELG, encoded by the coding sequence ATGAAGGCACGCATCCAATGGGCTGGCGAAGCCATGTTCCTCGGCGAATCCGGCAGCGGTCATGTCGTGGTCATGGACGGTCCGCCCGATGCCGGCGGTCGTAACCTGGGTGTCCGGCCGATGGAAATGCTCCTGCTGGGTGTTGGTGGGTGCAGCAATTTCGATGTGGTCAGCATCCTCAAGAAGTCCCGTCAGGCCGTTGAAAGCTGCGAAGCCTTCCTTGAAGCCGAGCGTGCGACCGAAGATCCGAAGGTGTTCACCAAGATCCATATGCACTTCGTGGTCAAGGGCCGCGGGCTGAAGGAAGCCCAGGTCAAGCGCGCCATCGAGCTGTCGGCCGAGAAATATTGCTCGGCCTCGATCATGCTCGGCGCGGCTGGTGTGGCGATTACCCATGACTACGAAATCATCGAGCTCGGTTGA